The Drosophila bipectinata strain 14024-0381.07 chromosome 2L, DbipHiC1v2, whole genome shotgun sequence genome has a segment encoding these proteins:
- the LOC108131266 gene encoding uncharacterized protein, producing the protein MTRLKLKLFVLSLLVESYICLQVVRLDRFTFDADDPSLFVSHLALLDQGYNRSYLTGHVVLTRDLNELLITSSMDIIRPHRPEMRLYKVTLNFCSILTNAYKNKFIKTMYHGFATFLDVRPKCPLKANLNYSYARAYIDEKLIPNLIPDCTYRLKMSFQQKSKQLAHMQLDGRLITKF; encoded by the exons ATGACTCGGCTCAAGCTGAAACTCTTTGTGCTCAGTTTGTTGGTTGAAAGCTATATCTGTCTTCAGGTTGTGAGGCTGGATCGGTTCACGTTCGATGCCGATGATCCCAGCCTGTTTGTCTCCCATCTTGCTCTTCTCGATCAGGGCTACAACAGGAGCTATTTAACGGGGCATGTGGTATTAACTCGCGATTTGAATGAACTTTTGATCACTTCCTCAATGGACATCATCCGGCCCCATCGCCCGGAAATGCGCCTCTACAAGGTCACATTGAATTTCTGCTCCATCCTCACCAACGCCTATAAGAACAAGTTCATCAAAACAATGTATCATGGCTTTGCGACTTTTCTGGATGTCAGACCCAAGTGTCCACTTAAGGCA AACTTGAACTATTCCTATGCTCGGGCCTATATCGATGAGAAGCTTATACCCAATCTAATACCAGATTGCACTTATCGGCTCAAGATGAGTTTTCAGCAAAAATCGAAGCAACTAGCTCACATGCAACTAGACGGGCGATTGATTACCAAATTCTGA
- the LOC108131073 gene encoding uncharacterized protein: MSRIECPTHLPELVRNLSCSINSSSSFSAEFALAHDVWNTRGSYTFKIRLGSFMSNRTSVDLDLCQALETLQSEHFLRLIADEFRRVANFPVSCPFKKNTRYHIDGFAISAKFIPSYAPELSFISDCMIFINRKQAFQLTIYGSLNRTRSNKKNLSTLG, translated from the exons ATGTCAAGAATCGAGTGTCCAACCCATCTACCAGAACTAGTAAGGAATCTTAGCTGCAGTATAAATAGTTCCTCGTCCTTTTCCGCAGAGTTTGCCTTGGCCCACGATGTCTGGAACACCAGGGGCAGCTACACTTTTAAAATAAGGCTAGGCTCGTTTATGAGCAATCGCACTTCTGTGGATCTGGATTTGTGTCAGGCCCTGGAAACTTTGCAATCGGAACACTTTCTTCGATTAATTGCAGATGAGTTCCGGCGAGTGGCCAACTTTCCAGTGAGTTGTCCATTTAAAAAG AACACTCGCTATCATATTGATGGATTTGCAATCAGCGCCAAGTTTATACCAAGTTATGCTCCGGAACTGAGCTTCATATCGGACTGCATGATTTTTATAAATCGGAAACAAGCTTTCCAATTGACAATTTATGGAAGCCTTAATCGCACACgatctaataaaaaaaatctgtcTACATTGGGATAA
- the LOC108131074 gene encoding uncharacterized protein: MARSVLYSKISPITITEALAMNTLFWILWFGIIIQVTSSERTFRVKLTEFSVKYRDTNIVRNADFRITLMNNRTYVNGEMSLKSDVPEIDLRTTMDFWKHNNTKRKFKLYDVRVDACLFLRTVHRNSLFNIYVKSFKKHTNANLVCPLKKNFNYTLNNWYMEENDLPGFIPLGVFRTITDYFFLQKKLGLRIETWGQVYPYP; encoded by the exons ATGGCCAGAAGCGTACTTTATTCTAAAATCAGTCCGATCACTATAACGGAAGCATTAGCCATGAATACCTTGTTCTGGATATTGTGGTTTGGCATAATCATCCAAGTAACGTCTTCCGAACGAACCTTTCGCGTAAAATTGACGGAATTTTCAGTCAAATACAGGGATACCAACATTGTTAGGAACGCTGACTTTCGAATAACTCTAATGAATAATCGCACCTATGTGAACGGTGAGATGTCATTGAAGAGTGACGTTCCCGAAATTGATCTGCGAACTACCATGGACTTTTGGAAACACAATAATACCAAAAGAAAATTCAAGCTCTATGATGTTCGAGTAGACGCTTGTCTTTTTCTCAGAACAGTTCATCGCAATAGTCTATTTAACATTTACGTTAAGAGCtttaaaaaacacacaaatgcCAATCTCGTGTGTCCTCTGAAGAAG AACTTTAACTACACTCTGAACAATTGGTATATGGAAGAAAATGATCTACCAGGCTTTATTCCTCTCGGTGTTTTTAGGACGATAACCGAttacttttttcttcaaaaaaagttGGGCTTGCGGATTGAAACATGGGGCCAGGTATATCCCTATCCCTAG